A single genomic interval of Macadamia integrifolia cultivar HAES 741 chromosome 6, SCU_Mint_v3, whole genome shotgun sequence harbors:
- the LOC122080839 gene encoding protein TPX2-like isoform X1 → MDEEMVDISEGRFSPVEIDFDYEFDACRYFDFIRKETPAEAREAELWFETAGSYPPSPFAERLNAVKVILVENINNSIKSKDVENMGSTANRPDDGIGPEFSALDGSNQDHERMSDGVCRNLTGGVPQKVQNEEQPLTTGPFYNHMAEDIPKTKMKRASKGPFPRSSTLMKPTASHLAKQNQPRDVSGSSRFFGRSGMSFVQNSGRTFDNPSGVETQAAKRQKLEGGHLRKVAGTKQQAILAHKVPKKDEPVDGSVVYSQLKLTIPREPDLETAHRAQRTRQKNNTELEEQQNSACTFKAHPLNRKILKAPSMRLPQKSTPRLPEFQEFHLKTSERALQHSTSAVSSLPHNKSDKVAVNSSCVAHNTTMDSKRSNSGENPKEECELAHHFKVRPFNKKIFSSRGEIGVSQNSKREVTVPMEFDFSKDKRSRHRPPIELFNKLSLSSELQQKTASQPKLAWSSSVHAKGSKENTPGPFRREHVIAAMNNEKPQRVGEKQTQCFSDKVRPQANMNSRSLGIR, encoded by the exons atggACGAAGAAATGGTGGATATCTCTGAAGGAAGGTTCTCGCCTGTGGAAATAGATTTCGATTACGAGTTCGATGCTTGTCGATACTTCGATTTCATCCGGAAAGAAACTCCAGCGGAGGCTCGAGAAGCAGAGCTCTGGTTCGAAACAGCTGGAAGTTATCCCCCTTCTC CTTTCGCCGAGAGGTTGAATGCAGTCAAAGTCATCCTTGTAGAAAATATAAACAATTCTATAAAGTCTAAAGATGTGGAGAACATGGGTTCTACCGCCAACAGACCAGATGATGGCATTGGTCCAGAGTTTTCTGCATTAGATGGGAGTAACCAAG ATCATGAACGGATGAGTGATGGAGTCTGCAGGAACTTAACCGGTGGAGTTCCACAGAAAgttcaaaatgaagaacaaCCATTGACAACAG GGCCATTTTATAATCACATGGCTGAAGATATtcccaaaacaaaaatgaagcGTGCAAGCAAAGGACCTTTCCCCAGGAGCTCAACTTTAATGAAACCAACTGCCAGTCATCTGGCAAAGCAAAATCAACCACGGGATGTCTCTGGTTCCAGCCGATTTTTTGGAag GTCTGGGATGTCATTTGTTCAAAACAGTGGTCGAACCTTTGATAATCCCTCAGGGGTTGAAACTCAAGCTGCCAAGAGACAGAAGCTCGAAGGAGGTCACTTACGGAAG GTTGCTGGAACAAAGCAACAAGCTATTCTGGCACACAAAGTGCCAAAGAAG GATGAACCTGTTGATGGTAGTGTAGTGTATTCGCAGCTTAAACTCACTATTCCAAGAGAGCCTGACCTGGAGACAGCACACAGGGCCCAAAGGACCAG acaaaaaaataatactgAGTTAGAAGAACAGCAAAATTCAGCATGCACATTTAAAGCACACCCTTTGAACAGAAAA ATTCTCAAAGCTCCTTCAATGCGACTTCCACAAAAAAGTACGCCACGGTTGCCCGAATTTCAG GAATTCCATTTGAAGACATCAGAGAGGGCTCTACAACACTCCACATCTGCTGTATCGTCACTACCTCACAACAAATCTGACAAG GTGGCAGTTAACAGCAGTTGTGTTGCTCATAATACAACCATGGACTCCAAAAG GTCAAATTCTGGGGAAAATCCAAAGGAGGAATGTGAATTAGCACATCATTTTAAAGTTCGGCCCTTTAATAAGAAG ATCTTTTCAAGTAGAGGAGAGATTGGTGTTTCCCAGAACAGCAAGAGGGAAGTCACAGTACCCATG gaatttgatttttcaaaagaTAAGAGGTCTCGGCATCGTCCACCCATAGAACTTTTTAACAAG CTGTCACTTTCATCTGAACTCCAGCAGAAAACTGCATCTCAACCAAAATTGGCTTGGTCTAGTTCTGTACATGCTAAG GGCTCAAAGGAGAATACTCCAGGTCCTTTCCGACGAGAACACGTG ATAGCAGCAATGAACAATGAAAAGCCACAAAGGGTTGGAGAAAAGCAAACTCAATGTTTCTCTGACAAAGTCAGACCCCAAGCCAATATGAACAG CAGGAGCTTGGGCATCCGTTGA
- the LOC122080839 gene encoding protein TPX2-like isoform X2: MDEEMVDISEGRFSPVEIDFDYEFDACRYFDFIRKETPAEAREAELWFETAGSYPPSPFAERLNAVKVILVENINNSIKSKDVENMGSTANRPDDGIGPEFSALDGSNQDHERMSDGVCRNLTGGVPQKVQNEEQPLTTGPFYNHMAEDIPKTKMKRASKGPFPRSSTLMKPTASHLAKQNQPRDVSGSSRFFGRSGMSFVQNSGRTFDNPSGVETQAAKRQKLEGGHLRKVAGTKQQAILAHKVPKKDEPVDGSVVYSQLKLTIPREPDLETAHRAQRTRQKNNTELEEQQNSACTFKAHPLNRKILKAPSMRLPQKSTPRLPEFQEFHLKTSERALQHSTSAVSSLPHNKSDKVAVNSSCVAHNTTMDSKRSNSGENPKEECELAHHFKVRPFNKKIFSSRGEIGVSQNSKREVTVPMEFDFSKDKRSRHRPPIELFNKLSLSSELQQKTASQPKLAWSSSVHAKGSKENTPGPFRREHVIAAMNNEKPQRVGEKQTQCFSDKVRPQANMNRSLGIR; encoded by the exons atggACGAAGAAATGGTGGATATCTCTGAAGGAAGGTTCTCGCCTGTGGAAATAGATTTCGATTACGAGTTCGATGCTTGTCGATACTTCGATTTCATCCGGAAAGAAACTCCAGCGGAGGCTCGAGAAGCAGAGCTCTGGTTCGAAACAGCTGGAAGTTATCCCCCTTCTC CTTTCGCCGAGAGGTTGAATGCAGTCAAAGTCATCCTTGTAGAAAATATAAACAATTCTATAAAGTCTAAAGATGTGGAGAACATGGGTTCTACCGCCAACAGACCAGATGATGGCATTGGTCCAGAGTTTTCTGCATTAGATGGGAGTAACCAAG ATCATGAACGGATGAGTGATGGAGTCTGCAGGAACTTAACCGGTGGAGTTCCACAGAAAgttcaaaatgaagaacaaCCATTGACAACAG GGCCATTTTATAATCACATGGCTGAAGATATtcccaaaacaaaaatgaagcGTGCAAGCAAAGGACCTTTCCCCAGGAGCTCAACTTTAATGAAACCAACTGCCAGTCATCTGGCAAAGCAAAATCAACCACGGGATGTCTCTGGTTCCAGCCGATTTTTTGGAag GTCTGGGATGTCATTTGTTCAAAACAGTGGTCGAACCTTTGATAATCCCTCAGGGGTTGAAACTCAAGCTGCCAAGAGACAGAAGCTCGAAGGAGGTCACTTACGGAAG GTTGCTGGAACAAAGCAACAAGCTATTCTGGCACACAAAGTGCCAAAGAAG GATGAACCTGTTGATGGTAGTGTAGTGTATTCGCAGCTTAAACTCACTATTCCAAGAGAGCCTGACCTGGAGACAGCACACAGGGCCCAAAGGACCAG acaaaaaaataatactgAGTTAGAAGAACAGCAAAATTCAGCATGCACATTTAAAGCACACCCTTTGAACAGAAAA ATTCTCAAAGCTCCTTCAATGCGACTTCCACAAAAAAGTACGCCACGGTTGCCCGAATTTCAG GAATTCCATTTGAAGACATCAGAGAGGGCTCTACAACACTCCACATCTGCTGTATCGTCACTACCTCACAACAAATCTGACAAG GTGGCAGTTAACAGCAGTTGTGTTGCTCATAATACAACCATGGACTCCAAAAG GTCAAATTCTGGGGAAAATCCAAAGGAGGAATGTGAATTAGCACATCATTTTAAAGTTCGGCCCTTTAATAAGAAG ATCTTTTCAAGTAGAGGAGAGATTGGTGTTTCCCAGAACAGCAAGAGGGAAGTCACAGTACCCATG gaatttgatttttcaaaagaTAAGAGGTCTCGGCATCGTCCACCCATAGAACTTTTTAACAAG CTGTCACTTTCATCTGAACTCCAGCAGAAAACTGCATCTCAACCAAAATTGGCTTGGTCTAGTTCTGTACATGCTAAG GGCTCAAAGGAGAATACTCCAGGTCCTTTCCGACGAGAACACGTG ATAGCAGCAATGAACAATGAAAAGCCACAAAGGGTTGGAGAAAAGCAAACTCAATGTTTCTCTGACAAAGTCAGACCCCAAGCCAATATGAACAG GAGCTTGGGCATCCGTTGA
- the LOC122082760 gene encoding LRR receptor-like serine/threonine-protein kinase ERL1 translates to MLSLCSLSAFLLSEKIPIGCSLFFFFDLFLFRFLLLHFEPEQKMILQGKKMVFVCVVMVALQFLAQVVSPLPDEGKALLSIKASFSNVANVLLDWDDVRNDDHCSWRGVSCDNVSFSVISLNLSNLNLGGEISPAIGDLTNLQVIDLKGNQLTGQIPDEIGDCLSLKFLDLSGNSLFGDIPFSISKLKQLEDLTLKNNMLAGPIPSTLSQLPNLKTLDLALNRLTGEIPRLIYWNEVLQYLGLRGNSLTGTLSSDMCQLTGLWYFDVRGNNLSGTIPDSIGNCTSFEILDISYNHITGEIPYNIGFLQVATLSLQGNRLRGKIPEVIGLMQALAVLDLSENELVGPIPPILGNLTFTGKLYLHGNKLTGPIPPELGNMTKLSYLQLNNNQLVGEIPAALGKLEELFELNLASNNLAGPIPQNISSCTALNQFNVQGNRLNGSIPSGFQNLVSLTYLNLSSNNFKGRIPIQLGRIVNLDTLDLSNNDFSGPIPASLGALEHLLTLNLSKNHLNGPVPAEFGNLRSIQIIDVSLNKISGSIPEELGQLQNIVSLILNNNNICGGIPVQLTNCFSLVTLNLSYNNLSGVVPPSKNFSRFPPESFLGNSLLCGNWSGSLCGPYERVYKASFSRTAAVCIALGSVTLLLMIMVAIYKSKQQKQYEKGSNKVLQGPPKLVILHMDMAVHTYDDIMRITENLSEKYIIGYGASSTVYKCELKNSKPIAIKRLYTQYPQSLREFETELETIGSIKHRNLVSLHGYSLSPHGNLLFYDYMENGSLWDLLHGSGKVKLDWDTRLRIAVGAAQGLAYLHHDCNPRIIHRDIKSSNILLDGNFEAHLSDFGIAKRIPSAKSHASTYVMGTIGYIDPEYARTSRLNEKSDVYSFGIVLLELLTGKKAVDNELNLHQLIMSKADDDTVMEAVDPEVSVTCMDLGLVRKTFQLALLCTKKHPSERPNMHEVAKVLVSLLPALPTAKLCDVPKTINYAQFFVNSEGKQQQQQNPRLHDNSSSNARWFVKFGEVISNNSQ, encoded by the exons ATGCTGAGCTTGTGCTCTCTCTCTGCATTTCTTCTCTCTGAGAAGATTCCAATTGGCTGTTcactgtttttcttttttgatctGTTCCTCTTTCGGTTTCTTCTTCTGCATTTCGAACCAGAGCAGAAGATGATATTGCAGGGGAAGAAGATGGTTTTCGTCTGTGTTGTAATGGTGGCGCTGCAATTCCTGGCTCAAGTCGTTTCTCCACTGCCTGACGAAG GAAAAGCGCTGTTGTCGATCAAGGCTTCTTTTAGCAATGTAGCTAATGTGCTTCTCGACTGGGACGATGTTCGCAACGACGATCACTGTTCTTGGCGTGGTGTCTCCTGTGACAACGTTTCTTTCTCTGTTATTTCCTT GAATCTATCAAATTTGAATCTGGGTGGAGAGATTTCGCCCGCCATTGGAGACCTCACCAACTTACAAGTAAT AGATTTGAAGGGAAATCAATTAACAGGGCAAATCCCAGATGAAATTGGAGACTGTCTCTCCCTGAAGTTTCT GGATTTATCCGGCAACTCGCTTTTTGGTGATATACCCTTTTCAATATCCAAACTTAAGCAACTCGAAGATCT GACTTTGAAGAACAATATGTTGGCTGGCCCAATTCCTTCAACCTTGTCGCAACTACCAAATCTAAAAACTCT GGATCTTGCCCTGAACCGGCTTACAGGTGAAATACCACGGCTTATCTACTGGAATGAAGTATTGCAGTATCT AGGGTTAAGAGGCAACTCACTGACTGGAACACTGTCCTCTGATATGTGTCAATTAACGGGCCTCTGGTATTT TGATGTGAGAGGGAATAACCTTAGTGGAACGATACCAGATAGCATTGGGAATTGCACCAGCTTTGAGATTTT GGATATCTCATACAACCATATTACTGGGGAAATTCCCTACAATATTGGATTCCTGCAAGTGGCGACCCT GTCACTTCAAGGAAATAGGCTTAGGGGGAAGATTCCTGAAGTCATCGGTCTGATGCAAGCCCTTGCTGTCTT GGATTTAAGTGAGAATGAGCTGGTTGGACCAATTCCTCCAATACTCGGCAACCTTACTTTTACAGGCAAACT GTACTTACATGGTAACAAACTTACTGGACCTATACCACCAGAACTGGGAAATATGACAAAACTTAGCTATTT GCAACTGAACAACAATCAGCTTGTTGGTGAGATACCAGCAGCACTTGGGAAACTGGAAGAATTGTTTGAACT GAATCTTGCCAGTAACAATCTTGCAGGCCCCATTCCACAGAATATCAGCTCTTGCACAGCACTGAACCAATT TAATGTGCAGGGTAATCGATTGAATGGTTCCATACCATCTGGTTTCCAGAATTTAGTGAGCCTGACTTATTT GAATCTTTCTTCAAACAACTTTAAGGGCAGGATCCCTATTCAGTTGGGGCGCATTGTCAATCTTGATACACT GGACCTATCAAACAATGATTTTTCTGGGCCTATCCCTGCTTCTCTTGGTGCCCTGGAGCATCTTCTTACTCT GAACTTGAGTAAAAACCATCTCAATGGACCTGTTCCTGCAGAATTTGGAAATCTGAGAAGTATCCAAATTAT TGATGTGTCATTAAACAAGATTTCAGGCAGTATTCCCGAAGAATTGGGTCAGTTGCAGAATATTGTTTCTCT TATTCTTAACAACAACAATATTTGTGGTGGTATCCCGGTTCAGTTAACTAATTGTTTCAGCCTTGTGACCTT GAACCTCTCTTACAACAACTTGTCGGGTGTTGTTCCTCCTTCCAAAAACTTCTCAAGGTTTCCACCAGAAAG CTTCCTGGGTAATTCTTTGTTGTGTGGCAACTGGTCGGGATCATTGTGTGGCCCATATGAGCGAGTATACAAAG CTAGTTTCTCCCGCACTGCTGCTGTCTGTATTGCCTTGGGCTCTGTTACACTGTTATTGATGATCATGGTTGCAATTTATAAATCCAAGCAGCAGAAGCAATATGAGAAAGGTTCCAATAAAGTGCTTCAAG GTCCACCAAAACTTGTAATTCTCCATATGGACATGGCTGTTCACACCTATGACGACATCATGAGGATTACTGAAAATTTGAGTGAGAAGTACATAATTGGCTATGGCGCATCAAGCACAGTTTACAAGTGCGAACTGAAGAACTCCAAGCCCATAGCTATAAAACGACTCTACACCCAGTACCCACAAAGCTTGCGAGAGTTTGAAACTGAACTTGAAACCATTGGTAGCATTAAGCACAGAAATCTTGTCAGCTTGCATGGATACTCACTTTCCCCACATGGAAATCTTCTTTTCTATGATTACATGGAAAATGGTTCTTTGTGGGATCTTCTACATG GGTCGGGAAAGGTGAAACTGGACTGGGATACACGGTTGAGAATAGCTGTTGGAGCTGCCCAAGGCCTTGCATACCTTCACCATGATTGTAATCCTCGGATCATTCACAGGGATATCAAGTCCTCCAATATCCTACTGGATGGGAACTTTGAAGCTCATCTCTCTGATTTTGGGATTGCCAAGCGCATCCCATCCGCAAAATCCCATGCCTCAACTTATGTGATGGGCACCATTGGGTATATTGACCCAGAGTATGCACGGACCTCTCGTCTTAACGAGAAGTCTGATGTTTACAGTTTTGGGATTGTTCTTCTGGAGCTCCTCACCGGGAAGAAGGCTGTGGACAATGAGTTGAACTTGCATCAATTG ATAATGTCCAAGGCAGATGATGACACTGTGATGGAGGCAGTTGATCCGGAGGTATCTGTGACATGCATGGATTTGGGACTGGTGAGGAAGACATTCCAACTTGCTCTGCTCTGCACTAAGAAGCACCCATCTGAGAGACCAAACATGCACGAGGTTGCCAAGGTACTGGTTTCGTTGCTGCCAGCGCTGCCCACTGCAAAGCTATGTGATGTGCCCAAGACGATCAACTATGCACAATTCTTTGTGAATTCGGAAggaaagcagcagcagcagcaaaatCCACGATTGCATGACAACAGTTC CTCCAATGCCCGGTGGTTTGTCAAGTTCGGGGAAGTGATATCCAACAATAGCCAATGA
- the LOC122080839 gene encoding protein TPX2-like isoform X3, with translation MDEEMVDISEGRFSPVEIDFDYEFDACRYFDFIRKETPAEAREAELWFETAGSYPPSHHERMSDGVCRNLTGGVPQKVQNEEQPLTTGPFYNHMAEDIPKTKMKRASKGPFPRSSTLMKPTASHLAKQNQPRDVSGSSRFFGRSGMSFVQNSGRTFDNPSGVETQAAKRQKLEGGHLRKVAGTKQQAILAHKVPKKDEPVDGSVVYSQLKLTIPREPDLETAHRAQRTRQKNNTELEEQQNSACTFKAHPLNRKILKAPSMRLPQKSTPRLPEFQEFHLKTSERALQHSTSAVSSLPHNKSDKVAVNSSCVAHNTTMDSKRSNSGENPKEECELAHHFKVRPFNKKIFSSRGEIGVSQNSKREVTVPMEFDFSKDKRSRHRPPIELFNKLSLSSELQQKTASQPKLAWSSSVHAKGSKENTPGPFRREHVIAAMNNEKPQRVGEKQTQCFSDKVRPQANMNSRSLGIR, from the exons atggACGAAGAAATGGTGGATATCTCTGAAGGAAGGTTCTCGCCTGTGGAAATAGATTTCGATTACGAGTTCGATGCTTGTCGATACTTCGATTTCATCCGGAAAGAAACTCCAGCGGAGGCTCGAGAAGCAGAGCTCTGGTTCGAAACAGCTGGAAGTTATCCCCCTTCTC ATCATGAACGGATGAGTGATGGAGTCTGCAGGAACTTAACCGGTGGAGTTCCACAGAAAgttcaaaatgaagaacaaCCATTGACAACAG GGCCATTTTATAATCACATGGCTGAAGATATtcccaaaacaaaaatgaagcGTGCAAGCAAAGGACCTTTCCCCAGGAGCTCAACTTTAATGAAACCAACTGCCAGTCATCTGGCAAAGCAAAATCAACCACGGGATGTCTCTGGTTCCAGCCGATTTTTTGGAag GTCTGGGATGTCATTTGTTCAAAACAGTGGTCGAACCTTTGATAATCCCTCAGGGGTTGAAACTCAAGCTGCCAAGAGACAGAAGCTCGAAGGAGGTCACTTACGGAAG GTTGCTGGAACAAAGCAACAAGCTATTCTGGCACACAAAGTGCCAAAGAAG GATGAACCTGTTGATGGTAGTGTAGTGTATTCGCAGCTTAAACTCACTATTCCAAGAGAGCCTGACCTGGAGACAGCACACAGGGCCCAAAGGACCAG acaaaaaaataatactgAGTTAGAAGAACAGCAAAATTCAGCATGCACATTTAAAGCACACCCTTTGAACAGAAAA ATTCTCAAAGCTCCTTCAATGCGACTTCCACAAAAAAGTACGCCACGGTTGCCCGAATTTCAG GAATTCCATTTGAAGACATCAGAGAGGGCTCTACAACACTCCACATCTGCTGTATCGTCACTACCTCACAACAAATCTGACAAG GTGGCAGTTAACAGCAGTTGTGTTGCTCATAATACAACCATGGACTCCAAAAG GTCAAATTCTGGGGAAAATCCAAAGGAGGAATGTGAATTAGCACATCATTTTAAAGTTCGGCCCTTTAATAAGAAG ATCTTTTCAAGTAGAGGAGAGATTGGTGTTTCCCAGAACAGCAAGAGGGAAGTCACAGTACCCATG gaatttgatttttcaaaagaTAAGAGGTCTCGGCATCGTCCACCCATAGAACTTTTTAACAAG CTGTCACTTTCATCTGAACTCCAGCAGAAAACTGCATCTCAACCAAAATTGGCTTGGTCTAGTTCTGTACATGCTAAG GGCTCAAAGGAGAATACTCCAGGTCCTTTCCGACGAGAACACGTG ATAGCAGCAATGAACAATGAAAAGCCACAAAGGGTTGGAGAAAAGCAAACTCAATGTTTCTCTGACAAAGTCAGACCCCAAGCCAATATGAACAG CAGGAGCTTGGGCATCCGTTGA